Proteins encoded together in one candidate division KSB1 bacterium window:
- a CDS encoding cupin domain-containing protein, with the protein MNKINLTQSIEYNPDAVVSKTLVKQPHGTVTLFAFDKGQELSEHSAPFDALVHVLDGEAELIIGGEPVRANAGEFVNMPANIPHAVKAVTRFKMLLTMIKG; encoded by the coding sequence ATGAACAAAATCAATCTCACGCAATCCATCGAATACAATCCGGATGCCGTGGTGAGCAAGACGCTGGTGAAGCAGCCCCACGGAACGGTGACGCTGTTTGCCTTTGACAAAGGGCAGGAGCTGTCCGAGCATTCGGCGCCGTTCGATGCGCTGGTGCATGTGCTCGACGGCGAGGCGGAGCTGATCATCGGCGGTGAACCGGTGCGCGCAAATGCCGGGGAGTTCGTGAACATGCCCGCGAATATTCCGCACGCGGTGAAGGCGGTCACGCGATTCAAGATGTTGCTGACGATGATCAAGGGTTGA
- a CDS encoding sulfite exporter TauE/SafE family protein, whose product MTAIPLFLLGLVTGVLGGFLGVGGGLVITVVLLEVLKAQGMPDDVRYHVAFGTTLVGIIGTALSSSFTYARMGRVIWRVVAIVSVSAVLFSLIGSKLAAESSANLLHTVFIAFCFVMVVLLLTRKARQQADGHVHSAWKLLTIGAGAGLLSAYLGVAGGAVMVPTMILWAHVAAEYAPGTSNAVGVLTSLVGAVGYMIHGAGAANLPAGSWGFIVPAYAIPLFFGTLIGGPFGSQLNKRYGRDSFRYVFAAFLLVVAVKMWFEH is encoded by the coding sequence GTGACCGCGATTCCGCTATTTCTGCTGGGGCTTGTGACAGGCGTCTTGGGCGGTTTTCTGGGCGTCGGTGGTGGGCTGGTGATCACCGTTGTCTTGCTGGAAGTGCTGAAAGCGCAGGGGATGCCGGACGATGTGCGCTATCACGTGGCGTTCGGCACGACGCTGGTGGGGATTATCGGCACCGCGCTCTCGTCGAGCTTCACGTATGCGCGGATGGGTCGCGTGATCTGGCGCGTCGTGGCAATTGTCAGCGTGAGCGCCGTGTTATTCTCATTGATCGGCTCGAAACTGGCGGCGGAGTCTTCCGCGAATCTGCTGCACACTGTGTTCATCGCATTTTGCTTCGTGATGGTCGTGTTGCTGCTTACGCGCAAGGCACGACAGCAAGCCGATGGTCATGTGCACTCGGCCTGGAAGCTGCTGACGATTGGTGCGGGCGCGGGGCTGCTCTCCGCGTATCTCGGAGTGGCGGGCGGCGCGGTGATGGTCCCGACGATGATCTTGTGGGCGCATGTCGCCGCGGAATACGCTCCCGGGACGAGCAATGCGGTGGGTGTGTTGACGAGTCTGGTCGGCGCGGTCGGTTACATGATTCACGGCGCGGGCGCGGCGAATTTGCCGGCGGGTTCGTGGGGGTTCATTGTTCCGGCCTACGCGATTCCGCTCTTCTTCGGCACCCTGATCGGCGGACCGTTCGGCAGTCAGTTAAATAAGCGCTACGGCCGCGATTCGTTCCGCTATGTGTTCGCGGCGTTTCTGCTGGTGGTGGCGGTGAAGATGTGGTTCGAACATTAA
- a CDS encoding S8 family serine peptidase — protein MMSLSLNLLLILMLAGAAWSQPASSSRVVVHLKAEAAQEFRAGLLTAAELSPLAGALTPVFYAPRIPERSALFDRLGMANWFVVTSQDGDASALAGDLAGDRRVISAYPEQRVETTVLPSDFAVYNMWGLSKMQCPAAWNLDHGDSEILITTIDTGCKIQHPDLAANIHVNPGEDLDSNGLWDVSDNNGVDDDSNGFIDDLVGWDFVSDTISAGSQAVGEDYGPRDNLIYPDIHGHGTHVMGTAAAVTGNGVGVPSASWNGKAFPLRAGYAWIDGGGTMRGSGNETDFAAAIQYAVDMDTRIISISFGGTYYDTTFALACQYARGSGVLVFASAGNSNNQTIQYPAGFAGVISVAATDSFDAKASFSTYGTWVDISAPGVYIWSTISNSSYRPGDYSALNGTSMACPNTASVAALLYNFYPALNADSVESILLRTADNIDAQNPTRIGLLGSGRVNAYAALSEACLTNPLHTPRIVVQQIGSDVKVTWPKVPCASSYEVSYADSLSGGFQQLAVTTDTTAIDPTAANLKRFYSVKAYE, from the coding sequence ATGATGAGCTTGAGTTTGAACCTGTTATTGATCCTGATGCTCGCCGGGGCGGCCTGGTCGCAGCCCGCCTCGTCGAGCCGCGTGGTCGTGCACCTGAAGGCCGAGGCCGCGCAAGAATTTCGCGCGGGTCTGCTCACGGCCGCCGAGCTGTCGCCGCTTGCGGGTGCGCTGACTCCCGTCTTTTACGCTCCCCGCATTCCGGAGCGATCGGCGCTATTTGACCGGCTCGGCATGGCGAACTGGTTCGTGGTCACGTCCCAGGACGGCGATGCCTCCGCCTTGGCAGGCGACCTTGCGGGTGATCGACGCGTGATCTCCGCTTACCCCGAGCAGCGTGTGGAGACGACGGTGCTGCCGAGCGACTTTGCGGTTTACAACATGTGGGGACTATCGAAGATGCAGTGCCCGGCGGCGTGGAATCTCGACCACGGCGATTCGGAGATTCTGATCACGACGATCGACACCGGCTGCAAGATTCAGCACCCGGACCTCGCGGCCAACATCCATGTGAATCCCGGCGAGGACCTGGACTCGAACGGCTTATGGGACGTTTCCGACAACAACGGCGTGGATGACGACAGCAACGGCTTCATCGATGATCTTGTCGGCTGGGACTTCGTGTCCGACACGATCAGTGCCGGCTCACAGGCGGTCGGCGAAGATTACGGTCCGCGCGACAACCTGATCTATCCCGATATTCATGGTCACGGCACTCACGTCATGGGAACCGCTGCGGCGGTGACCGGCAACGGAGTGGGCGTCCCCTCCGCCTCCTGGAATGGGAAGGCGTTCCCGCTGCGCGCCGGCTATGCTTGGATCGACGGCGGCGGCACGATGCGCGGTTCCGGAAACGAGACCGACTTTGCCGCGGCGATTCAGTATGCCGTGGACATGGACACGCGCATTATCAGCATTTCGTTCGGTGGCACCTACTACGACACGACGTTCGCGCTGGCCTGCCAGTATGCCCGCGGCAGCGGCGTGCTCGTGTTCGCTTCGGCGGGGAACAGCAACAATCAGACGATCCAATATCCGGCGGGATTCGCGGGGGTAATTTCCGTGGCAGCCACCGACTCCTTCGATGCCAAGGCGTCGTTTTCGACCTATGGCACCTGGGTGGATATCTCGGCGCCGGGCGTGTACATCTGGAGCACGATCTCGAACAGCAGCTATCGACCGGGAGATTACAGCGCGTTGAACGGAACGTCCATGGCCTGCCCGAATACGGCTTCCGTGGCGGCATTGTTGTACAATTTCTATCCGGCACTGAACGCGGATTCCGTGGAGTCGATTCTGTTGCGCACGGCGGACAATATTGACGCGCAAAATCCCACGCGGATCGGGCTGCTGGGCAGCGGACGAGTGAACGCTTACGCCGCGCTTAGCGAGGCATGCCTCACCAATCCGCTCCATACTCCGCGGATTGTGGTGCAGCAGATTGGGAGCGATGTAAAGGTAACATGGCCGAAGGTCCCGTGCGCAAGTTCGTACGAGGTCTCCTACGCGGACTCGCTGAGTGGCGGCTTTCAACAGCTTGCCGTCACGACGGACACAACCGCGATCGATCCCACCGCCGCGAACTTGAAGCGCTTCTACTCCGTGAAGGCCTATGAATAG
- a CDS encoding glycerol kinase: protein MAKEGHDICFDHWKANRDGKLKKCEKCGRLMEKDKPLCLDCYNKGREGQATGRALTATAIGEKVALTANRVNAILVELAWITKGPGDHGWISTPQGRKNGAVDREFGTDKTPFVQWSEGILRNRAFTDAVRDFKGEKPVIPETSSGAKSDELGFREKFPATHRATDGHMVRSRGEMLIDNWLYAAQVIHAYERKVPIEEELYCDFYLPTGKVYLEFWGMENDPAYAARKRAKLELYKKNGLNLIELKDADLLKLDDVMPAKLRPFDIKVS, encoded by the coding sequence GTGGCCAAAGAAGGTCACGACATATGTTTCGACCATTGGAAGGCCAATCGTGATGGCAAATTGAAGAAGTGCGAGAAGTGCGGAAGGCTGATGGAAAAGGACAAACCCCTCTGTCTTGACTGCTACAACAAGGGACGAGAGGGGCAGGCAACGGGTCGAGCACTCACGGCGACTGCGATTGGTGAAAAGGTGGCATTGACGGCTAACAGAGTCAATGCAATTCTGGTTGAGTTGGCGTGGATTACGAAGGGGCCTGGGGATCACGGCTGGATCAGCACTCCACAAGGGCGGAAGAACGGCGCAGTTGATCGAGAGTTTGGTACGGATAAGACGCCGTTCGTTCAATGGAGTGAGGGCATCCTGCGCAATCGCGCTTTCACGGATGCGGTTCGAGACTTTAAGGGAGAAAAGCCGGTCATTCCGGAAACGTCGTCTGGCGCCAAGTCTGACGAATTGGGATTCCGCGAGAAGTTCCCGGCAACACATCGCGCTACGGACGGACACATGGTTCGATCACGGGGAGAGATGCTTATCGACAACTGGCTCTACGCGGCACAAGTAATTCATGCTTATGAGCGGAAGGTACCCATTGAAGAGGAGTTGTACTGCGACTTCTATCTCCCGACGGGGAAAGTGTATCTCGAGTTCTGGGGAATGGAGAATGATCCGGCCTACGCGGCACGAAAGCGGGCAAAGTTGGAGTTGTATAAGAAAAACGGACTCAATCTGATTGAGTTGAAGGACGCCGACCTCTTGAAACTCGATGATGTCATGCCCGCCAAACTTCGCCCATTCGATATCAAGGTATCTTGA
- a CDS encoding aspartate--ammonia ligase: MSNKQADLAGPGIGTYEEVEKILPTAYQSLLTPKETQIALAKLKRFIEDGMCKSLNLFRVECPLIVDTTSGVNDYLDRDGSRTPIDFHINNDYNKNPIDAQVVQAATKWKRVALKQFDCHVGEGIMTDMRAVRKDYFLDHDHSAYVDQWDWERVITMADRNLDFLKRIVTNIWKVLTDSEDFIQSEFPKLKSSKWPNLPKELVFLHAEEILDMYPDLPRKQRETKILSEKYPAVFIIGIGWTLKDGYPHEMRAADYDDWVTPSVVKNGQQMHGLNGDILVWNHVTKRRHELTSMGIRVTKETLKQQLEATKQLHFLDMPYHQAIMKDEIPLSIGGGIGQARTCMSILKKAHLGEVSVTVWPKVLKEMCAQRQIHVLN; the protein is encoded by the coding sequence ATGTCGAACAAGCAAGCCGACCTCGCCGGCCCCGGAATCGGCACCTACGAAGAAGTTGAAAAGATCCTCCCGACGGCCTATCAGTCGCTGCTCACGCCGAAGGAGACGCAGATCGCGCTGGCCAAGCTGAAGCGGTTCATCGAGGACGGGATGTGCAAGTCGCTGAACCTGTTCCGCGTGGAGTGCCCGCTGATTGTGGATACGACCAGCGGCGTGAACGACTACCTGGACCGTGACGGCTCGCGTACGCCGATCGACTTCCATATCAACAACGACTACAACAAGAATCCGATTGACGCACAGGTGGTGCAGGCAGCGACGAAGTGGAAGCGCGTCGCTCTGAAGCAGTTCGACTGCCACGTCGGCGAAGGCATCATGACCGATATGCGCGCCGTGCGCAAAGACTACTTTCTCGATCACGATCACAGCGCGTATGTGGACCAGTGGGACTGGGAGCGCGTGATCACGATGGCCGACCGCAATCTGGACTTCCTGAAGCGGATCGTCACGAATATCTGGAAGGTCCTGACGGACAGCGAGGATTTCATTCAGAGCGAGTTCCCCAAACTGAAGAGCTCGAAGTGGCCCAACCTGCCGAAGGAGCTGGTGTTCCTGCATGCGGAAGAGATTTTGGATATGTATCCGGATCTGCCGCGCAAGCAGCGGGAGACGAAAATCCTGTCGGAGAAGTATCCGGCGGTGTTCATCATTGGCATCGGCTGGACGCTGAAAGACGGCTACCCGCACGAGATGCGCGCGGCCGACTATGACGACTGGGTGACGCCGAGCGTCGTAAAGAACGGGCAGCAGATGCACGGCTTGAACGGCGACATTCTGGTGTGGAATCACGTGACGAAGCGCCGTCATGAGCTGACGTCGATGGGAATCCGCGTGACGAAAGAGACGCTGAAGCAGCAGCTCGAAGCGACGAAGCAGTTGCACTTCCTCGACATGCCGTATCATCAGGCGATCATGAAGGACGAGATTCCGCTGTCGATCGGCGGCGGGATAGGTCAGGCGCGGACGTGCATGTCGATCTTGAAGAAGGCGCATCTCGGCGAGGTCAGCGTGACCGTGTGGCCGAAGGTGCTGAAGGAGATGTGCGCGCAACGACAGATTCACGTGTTGAACTGA
- a CDS encoding phosphoribosylaminoimidazolesuccinocarboxamide synthase, whose translation MPPTPRFLRRGKVRDIYELDADHLLIVTTDRLSAFDVVLPDPIPGKGKVLASITRFWMRKFAGIVGNHLTDITPPSPPNRVGGETYSSEQLDVVKKCEVIPVECIVRGFITGSGWKDYLKTGEVCGYKLPAGLKQCAELPEPLFTPSTKAEAGHDQNISPAEAARLIGAETAKRIEELAVKIYTAGREHARQRGILIADTKFEFGIRDGEILLIDEVLTPDSSRFWPEDKYEPGHDQPSFDKQIIRNYLETLDWDKADPGPKLPPEIIARTQRAYAEILQRLTT comes from the coding sequence ATGCCCCCCACTCCCCGCTTTCTCCGCCGCGGCAAGGTCCGCGATATTTATGAACTCGATGCCGATCATCTGCTGATCGTCACGACCGACCGGCTGTCGGCGTTTGATGTGGTGCTGCCCGATCCGATTCCGGGGAAGGGCAAAGTGCTGGCATCGATTACACGCTTCTGGATGCGGAAGTTTGCAGGGATTGTGGGGAATCATCTGACGGACATTACCCCCCCCAGCCCCCCCAACCGAGTTGGGGGGGAGACGTACTCTTCCGAGCAGCTTGATGTGGTGAAGAAATGCGAGGTGATTCCGGTGGAGTGCATCGTTCGCGGGTTCATCACCGGCTCAGGGTGGAAGGACTATCTGAAGACTGGCGAGGTGTGCGGGTACAAGCTGCCGGCCGGACTCAAGCAGTGCGCGGAACTGCCCGAGCCGCTGTTCACACCGTCCACGAAAGCGGAAGCGGGGCACGATCAGAACATCTCACCGGCTGAGGCGGCCAGGCTGATCGGAGCAGAGACGGCAAAGCGGATTGAAGAACTCGCAGTGAAGATTTACACGGCGGGTCGTGAGCATGCCCGGCAGCGGGGGATCTTGATCGCCGATACGAAGTTCGAGTTCGGCATTCGTGACGGCGAAATCCTCCTGATCGACGAAGTGCTGACGCCGGATTCCTCACGCTTCTGGCCCGAGGACAAATATGAACCGGGCCACGATCAGCCAAGCTTCGACAAACAGATCATCCGCAATTATCTCGAAACGCTGGACTGGGACAAAGCCGATCCAGGCCCGAAGTTGCCGCCGGAGATCATCGCCAGGACGCAGCGGGCGTATGCGGAGATCTTGCAGCGGCTGACGACGTAA
- a CDS encoding Hsp20/alpha crystallin family protein has translation MSVIRFKPGQPELAPCWHREMAPISRVLDEFFNTTRENSDSMFWGPNVDIVEHTDSYEILAELPGVKLEDVNLTLNNNVLTVSGDRKQDVREGKHDLLRVERTYGRFERSFSLPRTVKADAVTARFEDGVLVIKLPKAEEAKSRTITIQPK, from the coding sequence TGCTGGCACCGGGAGATGGCCCCCATCTCGCGCGTGCTCGATGAGTTTTTCAACACCACTCGCGAGAATTCCGACTCCATGTTCTGGGGGCCCAACGTTGACATCGTCGAGCACACCGACAGCTACGAGATTCTGGCGGAGCTGCCCGGTGTCAAACTCGAAGACGTCAATCTCACGCTGAACAACAATGTGCTCACCGTTTCCGGGGACCGCAAGCAGGACGTCCGCGAGGGCAAGCACGACTTGCTCCGCGTCGAGCGCACCTATGGCCGGTTCGAACGCAGCTTTTCCCTGCCGCGCACCGTCAAGGCTGACGCGGTGACGGCCCGGTTCGAAGACGGCGTCCTTGTGATCAAGCTGCCCAAGGCTGAAGAGGCCAAGAGCCGCACGATCACGATCCAGCCGAAGTAA
- a CDS encoding S41 family peptidase: protein MTKRLWVTLAAFWLGASSVWAGRPSAQDTLYEQIRHNINLFGDVYREITLKYVDTIDPNQFIQAGIDGMLSTLDPYTVFIAEDETDDLDVITQGKYGGVGLEIGVRGTDKVLTVISAMDDSPAQRVGIRNGDRVLAIDGKSTLGFSTNDAAHLLRGEPGTEVSLTIERTGSSEPIEFVITRRDIDIKDVPYSGFVKPGVGYLKLSHFSRRAPDELEAAIRELKEGGMTSLILDLRGNPGGLLSSAIGVLQRFCGKGEEVLAVRGRGAEAGQVFRMPADPVAGDIPLAVLVDGGSASAAEIVAGAVQDLDRGVIIGETTFGKGLVQSVIAFETGEALKLTTAKYYTPSGRLIQRVDYFHDQDSVIVLPASENRAGSFVTRNGRPVEGGGGIDPDLEVATPKPGPLGTELWRQGLFFDYATEYRATHPTLTSEKLDDGTMANFRAWLLARGFSYDVDGHQEVMALKKMLEDAGLADSSSADFDHLEQLLSKRRDQDFAAERDFIRRSIEQEIATSLWGPRGRIEATFDDDSQIQKAVEVLESRDEYGKVLAVDDSAAKKQ, encoded by the coding sequence ATGACGAAGCGTTTGTGGGTTACGCTGGCGGCGTTCTGGTTGGGCGCAAGCTCGGTCTGGGCCGGACGGCCTTCGGCGCAGGATACGCTGTACGAGCAGATTCGACACAACATCAATCTGTTCGGCGACGTGTACCGCGAAATCACCTTGAAGTATGTCGATACGATCGACCCGAACCAGTTTATTCAGGCGGGCATCGACGGCATGCTCTCGACACTCGATCCGTACACGGTGTTCATCGCCGAAGACGAGACGGACGATCTCGACGTGATCACGCAGGGCAAGTACGGCGGCGTGGGGTTGGAGATCGGCGTGCGCGGCACGGACAAAGTGCTGACCGTGATTTCGGCCATGGACGATTCGCCGGCGCAGCGCGTAGGTATTCGCAACGGTGACCGCGTATTGGCGATTGACGGCAAATCGACGCTGGGATTTTCGACCAACGACGCCGCGCATTTGCTGCGCGGCGAGCCGGGCACGGAGGTGAGTCTGACGATTGAGCGGACGGGCAGTTCCGAACCGATCGAATTCGTGATCACGCGCCGCGACATTGATATCAAAGATGTCCCGTACTCCGGTTTCGTGAAGCCGGGCGTGGGCTATCTCAAGCTTTCGCATTTTTCGCGGCGGGCGCCGGACGAGCTGGAAGCGGCGATCCGGGAACTCAAGGAAGGCGGCATGACGTCGCTGATTCTCGACTTGCGCGGCAATCCGGGTGGACTTCTGAGTTCGGCGATTGGTGTGTTGCAGCGGTTTTGCGGCAAGGGTGAAGAGGTGCTCGCCGTGCGCGGTCGCGGTGCGGAAGCGGGACAAGTCTTCCGCATGCCTGCCGATCCCGTGGCGGGCGACATACCGCTGGCCGTGCTCGTCGATGGCGGTTCCGCTTCGGCGGCGGAGATTGTGGCCGGGGCGGTGCAGGACCTCGATCGCGGCGTGATTATCGGCGAAACCACGTTCGGCAAGGGCCTGGTGCAATCCGTGATCGCGTTTGAAACGGGTGAAGCGCTGAAACTGACGACGGCGAAGTACTACACGCCGTCCGGCCGCCTGATTCAGCGCGTTGACTATTTCCACGACCAGGACAGCGTGATCGTCCTCCCCGCCTCGGAAAACCGCGCCGGCAGCTTCGTCACCCGTAACGGTCGGCCGGTCGAAGGCGGCGGCGGCATCGATCCTGATCTCGAGGTCGCGACTCCCAAACCCGGTCCGCTCGGCACGGAACTTTGGCGTCAGGGATTGTTCTTTGACTATGCGACAGAATACCGTGCCACTCATCCCACGCTGACATCCGAGAAGCTGGATGACGGTACGATGGCGAATTTTCGAGCCTGGCTGCTGGCACGCGGATTCAGTTACGATGTGGACGGGCACCAGGAAGTAATGGCGCTCAAGAAAATGCTGGAAGATGCCGGACTCGCGGACAGTTCGAGCGCGGATTTTGACCATCTTGAGCAGTTGTTGAGCAAACGCCGTGATCAGGATTTCGCCGCCGAGCGCGATTTTATTCGTCGCAGCATCGAACAGGAGATTGCGACGAGTTTATGGGGACCGCGCGGGCGCATCGAGGCGACGTTCGACGACGATTCGCAGATTCAGAAAGCGGTGGAGGTGCTCGAAAGTCGCGACGAGTACGGAAAAGTACTGGCGGTGGATGATTCAGCGGCAAAGAAGCAGTAA